In a genomic window of Pseudomonas oryzihabitans:
- a CDS encoding NAD(P)/FAD-dependent oxidoreductase, producing the protein MTAPIAIVGAGIAGLSAAQTLIRAGQQVQIFDKSRGSGGRMASKRSEAGALDLGAQYFTARDRRFIDALNEWRRAGCVAEWNPVLYQYRDGRLSPSQDEQPRWVGVPRMSAITRHLVADLPATFDCRITEVFRGARHWHLLDANGETHGPFAQVIIAVPAPQATALLSSVPKLAATVAGVGMEPTWSVALAFATPLQTPVEGCFVQGSELDWLARNRCKPERDATLDTWVLHATSAWSKAHIDASKEEVIERLHGAFAELIGCPLPAPSFTLAHRWLYARPAQPHQWGALADPDMGVFACGDWCSSGRVEGAWLSGHEAAQQLLGSLE; encoded by the coding sequence ATGACTGCCCCTATCGCCATCGTTGGCGCAGGAATAGCCGGACTTTCCGCCGCCCAGACGCTGATTCGCGCCGGGCAGCAGGTCCAGATCTTCGACAAGAGCCGCGGCAGCGGCGGCCGTATGGCCAGCAAGAGAAGCGAGGCCGGTGCCCTCGATCTGGGTGCCCAGTATTTCACGGCCCGCGATCGGCGCTTCATCGACGCCCTCAACGAATGGCGGCGTGCCGGTTGCGTGGCCGAATGGAATCCGGTGCTCTACCAGTATCGCGACGGCCGTCTGAGTCCGTCCCAGGATGAACAGCCGCGCTGGGTCGGGGTGCCGCGCATGAGCGCCATCACCCGCCACCTGGTAGCCGACCTACCCGCCACCTTCGATTGCCGCATCACCGAGGTCTTTCGTGGTGCGCGTCACTGGCACCTGCTGGATGCCAACGGCGAAACCCACGGCCCCTTCGCCCAGGTGATCATCGCCGTGCCGGCCCCCCAGGCGACCGCCTTGCTCTCCAGCGTGCCCAAGTTGGCGGCGACCGTGGCCGGCGTCGGCATGGAGCCGACCTGGTCGGTGGCCCTGGCCTTCGCCACTCCGCTGCAAACGCCGGTGGAAGGCTGCTTCGTGCAGGGCAGCGAGCTGGACTGGCTGGCCCGTAATCGCTGCAAGCCCGAGCGTGATGCCACCCTCGACACCTGGGTGCTGCATGCCACCAGTGCCTGGAGCAAGGCGCACATCGATGCCTCCAAGGAGGAGGTGATCGAGCGGCTGCACGGCGCCTTCGCCGAGCTGATCGGCTGCCCGCTGCCGGCCCCGAGCTTCACCCTGGCGCACCGCTGGCTCTATGCCCGCCCGGCGCAACCCCATCAATGGGGTGCCCTGGCCGATCCCGACATGGGCGTCTTCGCCTGTGGCGACTGGTGCTCCAGTGGGCGCGTGGAAGGTGCCTGGTTGAGTGGTCATGAGGCGGCGCAACAGCTCCTGGGCAGTCTGGAATAA
- a CDS encoding TIGR01777 family oxidoreductase translates to MHILLTGGTGLIGRALCHQWAAAGHQLTVLSRDPARVARECGPQVRGIAQLEALDNEHLDAVVNLAGAPIADKPWTRARKAELWRSRIGTTERLIEWLRGRSQKPAVLLSGSATGFYGDSGEKPVSEADGLAGPDFAGELCLAWEQVANEAEALGIRVVNLRTGLVLAADDGFLLRLLPPFRFGLGARLGSGRQWMPWIHLQDQIEAIDFLLNRSDAQGPYNLCAPQPVRNRDFTEALGRALRRPARLLIPAFALRLMGELSILLLGGQRARPERLLAAGYVFRYPELDQALANLLAAKDSR, encoded by the coding sequence ATGCATATCCTGCTGACGGGTGGCACCGGACTCATCGGCCGCGCCCTGTGCCACCAATGGGCGGCTGCCGGACACCAACTCACCGTCCTCAGTCGCGATCCGGCGCGGGTCGCCCGGGAATGCGGGCCCCAGGTGCGTGGCATCGCCCAGCTGGAGGCGCTGGATAACGAGCATCTGGATGCCGTGGTCAACCTGGCCGGCGCACCCATCGCCGACAAGCCCTGGACCCGGGCGCGCAAGGCCGAACTCTGGCGCAGTCGTATCGGCACCACCGAACGGCTGATCGAATGGTTGCGCGGGCGGAGCCAGAAACCCGCGGTACTGCTCTCCGGCTCGGCGACGGGTTTCTATGGCGACAGTGGCGAAAAACCGGTGAGCGAGGCTGATGGCCTGGCCGGTCCGGATTTCGCCGGCGAGCTGTGCCTGGCCTGGGAGCAGGTGGCCAACGAGGCCGAGGCCCTGGGTATCCGCGTGGTCAATCTGCGCACCGGGCTGGTCCTGGCCGCCGACGATGGCTTCTTGCTGCGCCTGCTGCCCCCCTTCCGCTTCGGCCTGGGCGCGCGCCTGGGCAGTGGACGCCAATGGATGCCCTGGATTCATTTGCAGGATCAAATCGAGGCCATCGATTTTCTTCTCAACCGCAGCGACGCCCAGGGTCCCTATAATCTCTGTGCTCCCCAGCCCGTGCGCAATAGAGACTTCACCGAGGCGCTGGGACGGGCCTTGCGGCGCCCGGCGCGATTGCTGATCCCCGCCTTCGCCCTGCGCCTGATGGGAGAGCTGTCCATCCTGCTGCTGGGTGGCCAGCGCGCCCGCCCCGAGCGCCTGCTCGCGGCCGGGTATGTCTTTCGCTATCCCGAGCTGGATCAGGCCCTGGCCAATCTGCTCGCTGCCAAGGATTCACGATGA
- the hemH gene encoding ferrochelatase — MTANALLLANLGSPDSPHVPDVKRYLNQFLMDPYVVDLPWPLRRLLVSLVLIKRPAASAEAYESIWWDDGSPLIVLSRRLQEAVRPHWPHGPVELCMRYGEPSVESVLKRLASQGIREVTYAPLYPQFADSTTTTAIVEARRVIEEHQLPLTLKILPPFYDRPEYQAALAASVEPYLAEPYDHLLLSFHGLPERHIRKLVKDRSHDLRAPDSSKVSAKALAVCYRSQCQRTAELVAKRLGIPDGKWSVSFQSRLGKDKWIEPYTEARLDELAKAGVKRLLVMCPAFVADCIETLEEIGDRGREQFIEAGGEELVLIPCVNDHPAWVEALVELCEEVAERPPQPVEQPKMPA, encoded by the coding sequence ATGACTGCCAACGCTCTGCTGCTCGCCAACCTGGGTTCGCCCGATTCGCCCCACGTCCCCGACGTGAAGCGCTATCTGAACCAGTTCCTGATGGACCCCTATGTGGTCGATCTGCCCTGGCCACTGCGCCGGCTGTTGGTGTCGCTGGTGCTGATCAAGCGACCGGCCGCCTCGGCCGAGGCCTATGAGTCGATCTGGTGGGACGATGGCTCGCCCCTGATCGTGCTCAGCCGCCGCCTGCAGGAGGCGGTACGACCGCATTGGCCGCACGGGCCGGTCGAGCTGTGCATGAGATACGGCGAGCCCTCGGTGGAGTCGGTGCTCAAGCGCCTGGCCAGCCAGGGTATCCGCGAGGTGACCTACGCACCGCTCTATCCGCAATTCGCCGACAGCACCACCACCACCGCCATCGTCGAGGCCCGGCGGGTGATCGAGGAGCACCAGCTGCCGCTGACGCTGAAGATCCTGCCGCCCTTCTATGACCGCCCGGAATACCAGGCAGCGCTGGCAGCCAGCGTCGAGCCCTATCTGGCGGAGCCCTACGATCACCTGCTGCTGTCCTTCCACGGCCTGCCCGAACGGCACATCCGCAAGCTGGTGAAGGACCGCAGCCATGACCTGCGCGCGCCCGACAGCAGCAAAGTCAGCGCCAAGGCCCTGGCGGTGTGCTACCGCAGCCAGTGCCAGCGCACCGCCGAATTGGTCGCCAAGCGGCTGGGTATTCCCGACGGCAAGTGGTCGGTGTCCTTCCAGTCACGCCTGGGCAAGGACAAGTGGATCGAGCCCTACACCGAGGCGCGGCTGGACGAACTGGCCAAGGCCGGCGTGAAGCGCCTGCTGGTGATGTGCCCGGCCTTCGTCGCCGACTGCATCGAGACCCTGGAAGAGATCGGTGATCGCGGTCGCGAGCAATTCATCGAAGCCGGGGGCGAGGAACTGGTGCTGATTCCCTGCGTCAACGACCACCCGGCCTGGGTAGAGGCGCTGGTGGAATTGTGCGAAGAGGTGGCGGAGCGGCCGCCGCAGCCCGTCGAGCAACCCAAGATGCCGGCCTAG
- a CDS encoding uracil-xanthine permease family protein: MVAKEPLWREILVGAQMLFVAFGALVLMPLITGMDPNVALFTAGFGTLLFHLITGRQVPVFLASSFAFIAPIIAAKAEFGLPAVLGGVVAAGFVYTFLGLAVKLRGVGFIDRLLPPVVIAPVIISIGLGLSPVAANMAMGKAGDGSAQLVPYATAMLISMPALITTLLVAIYGKGMFRLVPILAGVFVGYALAFVFGIVHTESIGAAPWLAIPAFVAPEFHWGAILFMVPVALAPAIEHVGGVIAVGGVTGKNYLKQPGLHRTLLGDGLATSSAGLFGGPPNTTYAEVTGAVMLTKNHNPRVMLWAAGFAMVLAFVGKFGAALQTIPVPVMGGILCLLFGSIAVVGLNILIRHQVDLAEARNLVIVSVTLVFGIGGIVFGNGEIGLKGISLCGLIAIGLNLVLPGHNAWKKDAEPPERPLL, translated from the coding sequence GTGGTCGCCAAAGAACCCCTCTGGCGGGAAATCCTCGTCGGCGCCCAGATGCTCTTCGTGGCCTTCGGCGCCCTGGTGCTGATGCCGCTGATCACCGGCATGGATCCCAACGTGGCCCTGTTCACCGCGGGCTTCGGCACCCTCCTGTTCCATCTAATCACCGGCCGCCAGGTTCCGGTATTCCTGGCGTCGAGCTTCGCCTTCATCGCCCCCATCATCGCCGCCAAGGCCGAATTCGGCCTGCCGGCGGTGCTCGGCGGCGTGGTGGCGGCCGGCTTCGTCTACACCTTCCTGGGCCTGGCGGTGAAACTGCGCGGCGTGGGCTTCATCGACCGGCTGCTGCCACCGGTGGTGATCGCGCCGGTGATCATCTCCATCGGCCTGGGGCTGTCGCCGGTGGCGGCCAACATGGCCATGGGCAAGGCCGGTGACGGCAGTGCCCAACTGGTGCCCTACGCCACGGCGATGCTGATCTCCATGCCGGCGCTGATCACCACCCTGCTGGTGGCCATCTATGGCAAGGGCATGTTCCGCCTGGTGCCCATTCTCGCCGGCGTGTTCGTCGGCTACGCGCTGGCCTTCGTCTTCGGCATCGTCCATACCGAGAGCATAGGTGCCGCGCCCTGGCTGGCGATCCCGGCCTTCGTCGCTCCCGAATTCCACTGGGGCGCCATCCTGTTCATGGTGCCGGTAGCCCTGGCGCCGGCCATCGAGCATGTCGGCGGGGTGATCGCGGTCGGTGGCGTGACGGGCAAGAACTATCTCAAGCAACCCGGTCTACACCGCACCCTGCTGGGTGACGGCCTGGCCACCTCCTCCGCTGGCCTATTTGGCGGACCGCCCAACACTACCTACGCCGAGGTGACCGGCGCGGTGATGCTGACCAAGAACCACAATCCGCGGGTCATGCTGTGGGCGGCGGGCTTCGCCATGGTGCTGGCCTTCGTCGGCAAGTTCGGCGCGGCGCTGCAGACCATCCCGGTCCCGGTGATGGGCGGTATCCTCTGCCTGTTGTTCGGCTCCATCGCGGTGGTGGGCCTGAACATCCTGATCCGCCACCAGGTGGATCTGGCCGAGGCGCGCAACCTGGTGATCGTCTCCGTCACCCTGGTATTCGGCATTGGCGGCATCGTCTTCGGCAACGGCGAGATCGGCCTCAAGGGCATCTCCCTGTGCGGCCTGATCGCCATCGGTCTCAACCTCGTTCTGCCGGGCCACAACGCCTGGAAGAAGGACGCCGAACCGCCAGAGCGCCCGCTGCTCTGA
- the upp gene encoding uracil phosphoribosyltransferase, with the protein MPVHEIRHPLIRHKLGLMRRADISTKNFRELAQEVGALLTYEATQDLPVETVDIEGWCGTVQVEKISGKKVTVVPILRAGIGMLDGVLSLIPSARVSVVGLARNESTLQAHTYLEKLVGELDQRLAMIIDPMLATGGSMIATIDLLKKAGAKEIRALVLVAAPEGIAAVTQAHPDVRLYTASVDERLNEHGYILPGLGDAGDKIFGTKQKDA; encoded by the coding sequence ATGCCCGTCCATGAAATCCGCCATCCGCTCATCCGCCACAAGCTGGGTCTGATGCGTCGCGCCGACATCAGCACCAAGAATTTCCGCGAGCTGGCCCAGGAAGTGGGCGCCCTGCTCACCTACGAGGCGACCCAGGATCTGCCGGTGGAGACAGTGGACATCGAAGGCTGGTGCGGCACCGTGCAGGTGGAAAAGATCTCCGGCAAGAAGGTCACCGTGGTGCCCATCCTACGCGCCGGCATCGGCATGCTTGATGGCGTCCTCAGCCTGATCCCCAGTGCCCGGGTCAGCGTGGTGGGCCTGGCCCGTAACGAATCCACCCTGCAGGCCCACACCTATCTGGAAAAACTGGTCGGTGAACTGGACCAGCGCCTGGCCATGATCATCGATCCGATGCTGGCCACCGGCGGCTCCATGATCGCCACCATCGACCTGCTGAAAAAGGCCGGCGCCAAGGAAATCCGCGCCCTGGTACTGGTCGCCGCGCCCGAGGGCATCGCCGCGGTCACCCAGGCCCATCCGGACGTGCGGCTCTACACCGCGTCCGTCGACGAGCGCCTCAACGAGCACGGCTACATCCTGCCGGGGCTGGGCGATGCCGGTGACAAGATCTTCGGCACCAAGCAGAAGGACGCCTGA
- a CDS encoding hypoxanthine-guanine phosphoribosyltransferase, translated as MSADLAHIRQVMQEADCLYDEAQVEAAIDQVAAAITADLAERNPVVFCVMNGGLIFTGKLATRLNFPLEMSYLHATRYRNETTGGELFWKAKPEVSFIDRDVLIVDDIFDEGHTLKAIIDFCRHAGARQVHTAVLIDKTHDRKVKGLEATYVGLPCIDRYIFGYGMDYKGYWRNAPGIYAVKGL; from the coding sequence ATGTCCGCCGATCTCGCCCACATCCGCCAGGTCATGCAGGAGGCCGACTGCCTCTATGACGAAGCCCAGGTCGAAGCGGCCATCGACCAAGTCGCCGCGGCGATCACCGCCGATCTCGCCGAGCGCAACCCGGTGGTGTTCTGCGTGATGAACGGCGGCCTGATCTTTACCGGCAAGCTGGCCACCCGGCTGAATTTCCCGCTGGAAATGTCCTATCTGCACGCTACCCGCTATCGCAACGAGACCACCGGCGGCGAGCTGTTCTGGAAGGCCAAGCCGGAAGTCTCCTTCATCGACCGCGATGTCCTGATCGTTGACGACATCTTCGACGAGGGGCACACCCTCAAGGCCATCATCGATTTCTGCCGCCATGCCGGCGCCCGCCAGGTGCATACCGCCGTCCTGATCGACAAGACCCATGACCGCAAGGTCAAGGGCCTGGAAGCCACCTACGTGGGCCTGCCCTGCATCGATCGCTACATCTTCGGCTACGGCATGGACTACAAGGGCTACTGGCGCAACGCGCCCGGCATCTATGCCGTGAAGGGCCTATGA
- a CDS encoding WbuC family cupin fold metalloprotein: MSLRLFDQALFADLLRQAALSPRRRAHHNLHAMDEPCHRLVVGMCEDSYVPPHRHLDPHKAESLLVLQGRLGLLTFDEQGQVLLRRELSQAAGCLGVDLAPGHYHALVALGGDCLFFECKAGPFAPLGEGERPAWAPLEGAADADRYRAWMRAQFD, encoded by the coding sequence ATGAGTCTGAGGCTGTTCGATCAGGCGCTGTTCGCCGACCTGCTGCGGCAGGCGGCGCTCAGCCCACGGCGACGGGCCCATCACAACCTGCACGCCATGGATGAGCCCTGCCATCGCCTGGTAGTCGGCATGTGCGAAGACAGCTACGTGCCGCCCCATCGCCATCTGGACCCGCACAAGGCCGAGAGCCTGTTGGTGTTGCAGGGGCGCCTCGGGTTGCTGACCTTCGATGAACAGGGCCAGGTGCTGTTGCGTCGCGAACTTTCCCAGGCCGCCGGTTGCCTGGGCGTCGATCTGGCGCCGGGTCACTACCATGCGCTGGTCGCCTTGGGCGGCGATTGTCTGTTCTTCGAATGCAAGGCCGGTCCCTTCGCGCCCCTGGGCGAAGGCGAGCGACCCGCCTGGGCGCCGCTGGAGGGCGCGGCGGATGCCGATCGTTATCGAGCCTGGATGCGTGCTCAGTTCGATTGA
- a CDS encoding PA4642 family protein, with protein MRKDKKQVIGEEISDEQIKLFLDVEPADDTPASLHKLVKAYRGLRPDDFERFVGFFVEAGYDLDARNADGEDFIELIRSHRQAEPYIDALRAAHA; from the coding sequence ATGCGCAAGGACAAAAAGCAGGTCATCGGTGAAGAGATCAGCGACGAGCAGATCAAGCTGTTCCTCGACGTCGAGCCGGCCGACGACACCCCAGCGTCTCTACACAAGCTGGTCAAAGCCTACCGTGGCCTCCGTCCGGACGATTTCGAGCGTTTCGTCGGTTTCTTCGTCGAAGCCGGTTACGATCTCGATGCACGCAATGCCGACGGCGAAGATTTCATCGAACTGATCCGCAGCCATCGCCAAGCCGAGCCTTATATTGATGCCCTACGCGCCGCTCATGCCTAA
- a CDS encoding DEAD/DEAH box helicase, which produces MSFISLGLSEALARAVEDAGYVTPTPVQQRAIPAVLQGRDLMVAAQTGTGKTGGFALPVLERLFPNGHPDGRGYAAKQPRVLVLTPTRELAAQVHDSFKVYARDLPMRSACVFGGVGLKPQVTALAKGVDILVACPGRLLDLAGQQSVDLSAVEILVLDEADRMLDMGFIHDVKKVLARLPAQRQNLLFSATFSKDITDLAGKLLQDPERIEVTPPNTTVERIEQRLFRIPANQKRALLAHLITQGAWEQVLVFTRTKHGANRLAEYLDKHGLPAAPIHGNKSQNARTKALADFKSNDIRVLVATDIAARGLDIDQLPHVVNFELPNVEEDYVHRIGRTGRAGRNGEAISLVAPDEEKLLKAIERLTKQSIPDGDMQGFDPASVPPEQPEVRAPREPRGKPQQNRQKKADKPARSEGQSQGAGQGKPSNKGDQAAAQPQGERKGRTRNRRNRRDRDDVGQDKAAAQPGQAVVQQPRNRDPEEFLDDDYDNFGNSVDYVSPYQGKGRNGQRRGNSGNGARPAAAAGNGQPRQGQGQGAGAARGPRGQQQQQPGKRRGQNGQPRAARPYEAAPNEARSYAAEERAPSKPQPKIVHKPSRADRLPTLEQLEELPSRPRSEKPALLTRNREA; this is translated from the coding sequence ATGTCCTTCATTTCCCTCGGTCTCTCCGAGGCCCTTGCCCGCGCCGTGGAAGACGCCGGCTATGTGACGCCTACCCCTGTTCAGCAACGCGCCATCCCGGCCGTCCTGCAGGGTCGTGACCTGATGGTGGCCGCCCAGACCGGCACCGGCAAGACCGGCGGCTTCGCCCTGCCGGTACTCGAGCGGCTGTTTCCCAATGGTCATCCCGATGGCCGTGGCTACGCCGCCAAGCAGCCTCGCGTGCTGGTGCTGACGCCGACCCGCGAACTGGCCGCTCAGGTCCATGACAGCTTCAAGGTCTATGCCCGCGACCTGCCCATGCGCAGCGCCTGCGTCTTCGGCGGCGTCGGCCTCAAGCCGCAGGTCACCGCGCTGGCCAAGGGCGTCGACATTCTCGTCGCCTGCCCGGGCCGCCTGCTGGATCTGGCCGGCCAACAGAGCGTCGATCTGTCCGCCGTGGAAATCCTGGTGCTGGACGAAGCCGACCGCATGCTCGACATGGGCTTCATCCATGACGTGAAGAAGGTCCTGGCCCGCTTGCCCGCGCAGCGGCAGAACCTGCTGTTCTCGGCGACCTTCTCCAAGGACATCACCGACCTCGCCGGCAAGCTGCTGCAGGATCCCGAGCGAATCGAGGTCACCCCGCCGAACACCACCGTCGAGCGCATCGAGCAACGGCTGTTCCGCATTCCGGCCAACCAGAAGCGTGCCCTCCTCGCCCACCTGATCACCCAGGGTGCCTGGGAACAGGTACTGGTGTTCACCCGTACCAAGCACGGTGCCAACCGCCTGGCCGAGTACCTGGACAAGCATGGCCTGCCGGCCGCGCCGATCCATGGCAACAAGAGCCAGAACGCCCGTACCAAGGCCCTGGCCGACTTCAAGAGCAACGACATCCGCGTGCTGGTAGCGACCGACATCGCTGCTCGCGGCCTGGACATCGATCAACTGCCCCATGTGGTCAACTTCGAGCTGCCCAACGTCGAAGAAGACTACGTCCACCGCATCGGCCGTACCGGCCGGGCCGGCCGTAACGGCGAGGCCATCTCGCTGGTGGCGCCGGACGAAGAGAAGCTGCTCAAGGCCATCGAGCGCCTGACCAAGCAGAGCATCCCCGACGGCGACATGCAGGGCTTCGACCCTGCCAGCGTGCCGCCGGAGCAACCGGAAGTGCGCGCGCCGCGCGAACCCCGTGGTAAGCCGCAGCAGAATCGCCAGAAGAAAGCCGACAAGCCGGCACGCAGCGAAGGTCAGAGCCAGGGCGCAGGCCAGGGCAAGCCCAGCAACAAGGGCGACCAGGCCGCCGCGCAGCCCCAGGGCGAGCGCAAGGGCCGCACCCGCAACCGCCGTAATCGTCGCGACCGCGATGACGTGGGCCAGGACAAGGCCGCCGCTCAACCCGGCCAGGCCGTTGTCCAGCAGCCGCGCAATCGTGATCCGGAAGAATTCCTGGACGACGATTACGACAACTTCGGCAACAGCGTCGACTACGTGAGCCCCTACCAGGGCAAGGGCCGCAACGGTCAGCGTCGCGGCAACAGCGGCAATGGCGCTCGTCCGGCCGCTGCCGCCGGCAACGGCCAGCCCCGTCAGGGTCAAGGCCAGGGTGCCGGTGCCGCGCGCGGTCCTCGCGGTCAGCAACAGCAGCAGCCGGGCAAGCGCCGCGGCCAGAACGGCCAGCCCCGTGCCGCACGTCCCTACGAAGCGGCACCGAACGAGGCACGCTCCTACGCCGCCGAAGAGCGGGCGCCGAGCAAGCCGCAGCCGAAGATCGTGCACAAGCCGTCGCGCGCCGACCGCCTGCCTACGCTGGAGCAACTGGAAGAGTTGCCAAGCCGTCCGCGTAGCGAGAAGCCCGCGCTGCTGACGCGCAATCGCGAAGCCTGA
- the metF gene encoding methylenetetrahydrofolate reductase [NAD(P)H]: MKPSLSFEFFPCKTEAGHEKLIATARELASHGPEFFSCTYGAGGSTRDGTYRTVRQLNDEVGVPTAPHLSCVGDSKAKLRELLQQYREAGINRIVALRGDLPSGMGLSGGGELRHASDLVAFIREETGDHFHIEVAAYPETHPQARSFTDDVRNFVYKMQAGADRAVTQYFFNADCYFHFVERVRKLGVEAPVIPGIMPITNYSKLARFSDACGAELPRWLRKQLEAYGDDTQSIQAFGEEVMTALCERLLEGGAPGVHFYTLNQAEPCIAIWRNLGF; the protein is encoded by the coding sequence GTGAAACCCAGTCTGAGTTTCGAATTCTTTCCCTGCAAGACCGAGGCCGGGCACGAGAAGCTGATCGCCACGGCGCGGGAACTGGCGAGCCATGGGCCGGAGTTCTTCTCCTGCACCTACGGCGCTGGCGGCTCCACCCGCGACGGTACCTATCGCACCGTGCGCCAGCTCAACGACGAGGTCGGCGTGCCGACCGCGCCGCACCTGTCCTGCGTGGGTGACAGCAAGGCCAAGCTGCGCGAACTGCTGCAGCAGTACCGCGAAGCCGGCATCAACCGTATCGTCGCCCTGCGTGGCGATCTGCCCTCCGGTATGGGCCTGTCGGGCGGTGGCGAATTGCGCCATGCCAGCGACCTGGTCGCCTTCATCCGCGAGGAAACCGGCGATCACTTCCATATCGAGGTCGCCGCCTATCCGGAAACCCATCCGCAGGCGCGCAGCTTTACGGACGACGTGCGCAATTTCGTGTACAAGATGCAGGCCGGTGCTGACCGCGCGGTCACCCAGTACTTCTTCAATGCCGATTGCTACTTCCATTTTGTGGAACGTGTCCGCAAACTAGGAGTCGAAGCTCCAGTGATTCCTGGCATCATGCCGATCACCAACTACAGCAAGTTGGCACGTTTTTCCGATGCCTGCGGCGCAGAATTGCCTCGCTGGCTGCGGAAGCAACTGGAAGCCTATGGGGACGATACCCAGAGCATCCAGGCCTTCGGCGAAGAAGTCATGACCGCCCTGTGCGAGCGTCTGCTCGAAGGCGGGGCACCCGGTGTGCACTTCTATACCCTGAACCAAGCGGAGCCTTGTATCGCCATTTGGCGAAATCTTGGCTTTTGA
- the ahcY gene encoding adenosylhomocysteinase, with product MSAVLTPAAFNDFKVADISLAAWGRREVIIAESEMPALMGLRRKYAGEQPLAGAKILGCIHMTIQTAVLIETLVALGAEVRWSSCNIFSTQDQAAAAIAAAGIPVFAWKGETEAEYEWCIEQTILKDGQPWDANMVLDDGGDLTQILHDKYPQVLERVHGITEETTTGVHRLLDMLKDGTLKVPAINVNDSVTKSKNDNKYGCRHSLNDAIKRATDHLLSGKQALVIGYGDVGKGSAASLRQEGMIVKVSEVDPICAMQACMDGYELVSPYVDGLNDGSEASVDRALLGKIDLIVTTTGNVNVCDANMLKALKKRAVVCNIGHFDNEIDTAFMRKHWGWEEVKPQVHKIHRTGVTVDPANDDYLILLAEGRLVNLGNATGHPSRIMDGSFANQVLAQIHLYQEKFADLPVAEKTANVTVMVLPKKLDEEVALEMVKGFGGVVTRLTPAQASYIGVTQDGPFKPDSYRY from the coding sequence ATGAGCGCTGTCCTCACGCCTGCCGCTTTCAACGATTTCAAGGTCGCCGACATCTCCCTGGCCGCCTGGGGTCGTCGCGAAGTCATCATCGCCGAATCGGAAATGCCCGCCCTGATGGGCCTGCGCCGCAAGTACGCCGGCGAGCAGCCGCTGGCTGGCGCCAAGATCCTCGGCTGCATCCACATGACCATCCAGACCGCCGTGCTGATCGAGACCCTGGTGGCCCTGGGCGCGGAAGTGCGCTGGTCCAGCTGCAACATCTTCTCCACCCAGGACCAGGCCGCCGCCGCCATCGCCGCCGCTGGTATCCCGGTGTTCGCCTGGAAGGGCGAGACCGAAGCCGAGTACGAGTGGTGCATCGAGCAGACCATCCTCAAGGACGGCCAGCCCTGGGACGCCAACATGGTGCTGGACGACGGCGGTGACCTGACCCAGATCCTGCACGACAAGTACCCGCAGGTACTGGAGCGCGTGCACGGCATCACCGAAGAGACCACCACCGGCGTGCACCGCCTGCTGGACATGCTCAAGGACGGCACCCTCAAGGTTCCGGCGATCAACGTCAACGACTCGGTCACCAAGAGCAAGAACGACAACAAGTACGGCTGCCGCCACAGCCTCAACGACGCCATCAAGCGCGCCACCGACCACCTGCTCTCCGGCAAGCAGGCGCTGGTGATCGGCTACGGCGACGTGGGCAAGGGCTCGGCCGCCTCGCTGCGCCAGGAAGGCATGATCGTCAAGGTCTCGGAAGTCGACCCGATCTGCGCCATGCAGGCCTGCATGGACGGCTACGAGCTGGTCTCGCCCTACGTCGACGGCCTGAACGACGGCAGCGAAGCCTCCGTCGACCGCGCCCTGCTGGGCAAGATCGACCTGATCGTGACCACCACCGGCAACGTCAACGTCTGCGACGCCAATATGCTCAAGGCGCTGAAGAAGCGCGCCGTGGTGTGCAACATCGGTCACTTCGACAATGAGATCGACACCGCCTTCATGCGCAAGCACTGGGGCTGGGAAGAGGTGAAGCCGCAGGTACACAAGATCCACCGTACCGGCGTGACCGTCGATCCGGCCAACGATGACTACCTGATCCTGCTGGCCGAAGGCCGTCTGGTGAACCTGGGCAACGCCACCGGCCACCCCAGCCGCATCATGGACGGCTCCTTCGCCAACCAGGTGCTGGCGCAGATTCACCTGTACCAGGAGAAGTTCGCCGACCTGCCGGTCGCCGAGAAGACCGCCAATGTCACCGTCATGGTCCTGCCGAAGAAGCTCGACGAAGAAGTGGCACTGGAAATGGTGAAAGGCTTCGGTGGCGTCGTCACCCGTCTGACCCCGGCCCAGGCCAGCTACATCGGCGTGACCCAGGACGGCCCCTTCAAGCCGGATAGCTACCGCTACTGA